A single genomic interval of Aureliella helgolandensis harbors:
- the ychF gene encoding redox-regulated ATPase YchF, translating into MEAGIVGLPNVGKSTLFNALTSTQGAQAANYPFCTIEPNEGIVTVPDERLRRITNFIKPQKVIPTYLKLVDIAGIVKGASEGQGLGNKFLSHIRQVDAILQVVRCFEDDDVIHVAGKVDPVSDVETIETELMLADMQTLENALPKAERSAKSGDKEAKVRVAAIQRCQAHLAQDQPLRKLEMPPAEAKEIASYGLMSAKPILYIANVDESDLHGTGELASAVRVFAEKVGASVVPVCAKLEAELAELEEPDRSEMLESVGLAQPALSLVAREAYRTLGLQSYFTAGEKEVRAWPVPIGATAPQAAGVIHSDFERGFIRCEVYSLSDLEEFKSEKDIRQAGKLRTEGKTYVMQDGDICHFLFNV; encoded by the coding sequence ATGGAAGCTGGAATTGTTGGCTTGCCTAACGTTGGCAAAAGTACTCTGTTCAATGCGCTCACCAGTACACAAGGGGCTCAAGCGGCGAATTACCCGTTCTGCACGATCGAACCCAACGAAGGGATCGTGACAGTTCCCGACGAGCGTCTACGACGTATCACTAACTTTATCAAGCCACAAAAAGTCATTCCGACCTATTTGAAGTTGGTCGATATTGCGGGCATCGTCAAAGGTGCCAGCGAAGGACAAGGGCTGGGAAACAAGTTCCTTAGCCACATCCGGCAAGTGGACGCGATTCTGCAAGTCGTCCGCTGCTTCGAAGACGATGACGTGATTCACGTGGCTGGTAAGGTTGATCCCGTCTCCGATGTCGAGACCATCGAAACTGAGTTAATGCTCGCTGACATGCAGACCCTGGAAAACGCCCTGCCCAAAGCCGAGCGATCTGCCAAGAGTGGTGACAAGGAAGCCAAAGTCCGCGTTGCCGCAATTCAACGTTGCCAAGCTCATTTGGCTCAAGATCAACCACTCCGAAAGCTGGAGATGCCACCTGCCGAAGCCAAGGAAATCGCTTCCTATGGGCTGATGTCCGCCAAGCCAATCCTGTACATCGCGAATGTCGACGAAAGCGATCTCCATGGAACCGGGGAATTGGCGTCTGCGGTCCGCGTCTTTGCCGAAAAGGTTGGGGCCAGTGTGGTTCCGGTTTGCGCAAAATTGGAAGCAGAATTAGCCGAGTTGGAAGAGCCAGACCGATCCGAAATGCTCGAATCGGTGGGGTTAGCTCAGCCTGCACTCTCGCTCGTGGCCCGCGAAGCCTACCGCACGCTGGGTCTCCAAAGTTACTTCACTGCCGGTGAAAAGGAAGTTCGCGCCTGGCCGGTTCCGATCGGCGCGACGGCTCCTCAAGCGGCTGGGGTGATTCACAGCGATTTCGAACGAGGTTTCATTCGCTGCGAAGTTTACTCGCTCTCCGATCTCGAAGAGTTCAAGTCGGAAAAGGACATTCGCCAAGCTGGTAAGTTGCGTACCGAGGGGAAGACCTATGTGATGCAGGACGGCGACATTTGTCACTTCCTGTTCAACGTGTAG
- a CDS encoding IS256 family transposase, producing MLKVERWSPRRQYIAFCIFQFTSVTADGETTMTESSLLRELGQVSNAEVGEVFREFLRGSIVKMACEVMAAEVAELCGPKHAPSDCRTYRAGSAAGRILVEGERESVTRPRVRERQEAGGSREVELISYAAANDPEQLEKAVIQALMSGVSTRQMSVVKPKSPGVSRSSVSRLWQEAGTRLIDELRSRDLSGHTWCILMLDGIRLSSDQTAVVALGIDSEGCKHVLDFALGSSENAVVSNELLARLARRGFTCSQRLLAVLDGSDVLRKAVKEHFPDSVIQRCLVHKERNIRGKLSKRHTGELARLFRRLRSVQGYTAAQEVVGELEAFLEPLNAEAFKSLHEAGEDLLALHRLEVPNTLHRSLLSTNAIENSFLNTRRRLGRVTRFRADTDQASRWLSYALLEAEKGFHRISGHKELPKLIAALAREHAATPTKPPSGPVPSPTAPATARAPSL from the coding sequence TTGTTAAAAGTTGAAAGGTGGTCTCCCAGAAGGCAATATATTGCCTTCTGCATTTTCCAATTTACGTCGGTTACCGCCGACGGGGAGACCACCATGACTGAATCTAGTTTGTTGCGCGAGCTTGGGCAAGTTTCGAACGCTGAAGTTGGCGAAGTGTTTCGCGAATTCTTACGGGGCTCGATCGTGAAGATGGCCTGTGAGGTAATGGCTGCCGAAGTGGCTGAACTGTGCGGCCCAAAGCACGCCCCGAGCGATTGTCGGACCTATCGAGCTGGTAGCGCCGCGGGACGCATCTTGGTCGAAGGTGAACGGGAGTCGGTGACGCGTCCGCGAGTTCGCGAGCGTCAGGAGGCGGGGGGAAGCCGCGAAGTGGAGCTGATCAGCTACGCTGCCGCCAACGATCCTGAGCAGCTGGAGAAGGCTGTAATTCAAGCGTTGATGTCTGGGGTAAGCACTCGTCAGATGTCTGTGGTGAAGCCGAAGTCGCCAGGCGTAAGCCGCTCGAGCGTCTCGCGTCTATGGCAAGAGGCGGGAACACGATTGATCGACGAGCTACGCAGCCGTGATCTGTCGGGGCATACGTGGTGCATTCTGATGCTCGATGGTATCCGGCTAAGCTCAGACCAGACGGCAGTGGTTGCTCTCGGTATTGATTCTGAAGGCTGCAAGCATGTGCTCGACTTTGCGCTGGGCAGTAGTGAAAATGCCGTTGTATCCAATGAATTGCTGGCTCGCTTGGCCCGTCGCGGCTTTACTTGCTCGCAGCGATTACTGGCAGTCCTGGATGGCAGCGATGTGCTTCGCAAAGCGGTCAAGGAGCACTTCCCCGACTCGGTCATCCAACGCTGCTTAGTTCACAAGGAACGCAACATTCGTGGCAAGCTATCGAAGCGTCATACGGGTGAACTCGCTCGGCTGTTTAGACGACTCCGTAGCGTGCAGGGTTATACCGCCGCACAAGAGGTCGTCGGCGAGCTAGAGGCATTCCTTGAGCCTCTCAATGCCGAAGCGTTTAAGAGCCTTCATGAGGCCGGTGAGGACCTGCTAGCCCTACACCGACTCGAAGTGCCAAACACGCTCCATCGTTCACTGCTAAGTACCAACGCGATTGAGAACTCCTTCCTGAACACGCGTCGCCGCTTGGGGCGTGTAACACGATTCCGAGCCGACACGGATCAGGCGAGTCGCTGGCTGTCCTACGCACTGCTTGAGGCCGAAAAGGGGTTCCATCGAATCAGCGGCCACAAGGAACTACCTAAGCTGATTGCCGCCCTAGCGAGAGAACACGCGGCTACACCAACAAAGCCGCCGTCGGGGCCCGTGCCGTCGCCTACGGCTCCGGCGACGGCACGGGCCCCATCACTTTAG
- a CDS encoding helix-turn-helix domain-containing protein, which yields MPLNWEAMEVGIAMDQTVSLSPRLVTARQAAEMLGLSERTLFKLRHQGQLPFVRVGRSIRFAVASLDSWVRQRETSEE from the coding sequence ATGCCGCTGAATTGGGAAGCAATGGAGGTTGGAATAGCGATGGATCAAACAGTTAGTTTGTCGCCAAGGCTGGTGACGGCAAGACAGGCGGCTGAGATGCTTGGATTAAGCGAGCGGACCTTGTTTAAGTTGAGGCATCAGGGGCAATTGCCATTCGTGAGAGTTGGTCGATCTATCCGATTCGCGGTAGCATCACTGGACAGTTGGGTGAGGCAACGCGAGACGAGCGAGGAGTAG
- a CDS encoding tyrosine-type recombinase/integrase, with protein sequence MASVVKRPNGHKWIQFTSHSRERKTIRLGKTPMKAAEQHRSIVEHLLSHLASGLAMDPEVARFIGGLEGDIRDRYQRCGLVGQQAPSQQILTLQSYLASYFDVLQAEVKQGTWVFYQHTRKRLEEYFGERCMKDIGPLDAKQFRSWLETSNKRDRPDQDGKIKPLSANTIRRRIGICKQVFGQALQDGLIERNPFQGIPSTVRSNRERQYYVPLDDFDRVLAQAPNARWKCLLVLARVGALRIPSEVVGLRWSDIAWERKRFTVLSPKTEHHEGHGSRVVPLVPAIEAELLKLHLEAPEGEDRIFPDVNAGSNLRTTLEKIIRRAGIAQWPKLWQNLRASGATDFARSLPSHVAVAICGHSQEVALEHYWTVSDADMEAAVSTAASTNPKQKPKQQAAVLTGIDSHPVSGYEKTLGNSSIPKGLDSSKWAVRDSNL encoded by the coding sequence ATGGCCTCTGTCGTCAAACGCCCCAACGGGCACAAGTGGATCCAGTTCACTTCCCACAGTAGAGAACGCAAGACGATTCGGCTGGGCAAGACGCCAATGAAGGCTGCCGAGCAACACCGCTCGATCGTAGAGCACTTGCTCAGTCATCTCGCGAGTGGGCTAGCGATGGACCCCGAAGTTGCCCGCTTTATCGGAGGTTTAGAAGGCGACATCCGGGACCGCTATCAACGCTGTGGCCTAGTGGGGCAGCAGGCTCCTTCGCAGCAGATTCTCACACTGCAAAGCTATCTGGCGAGCTACTTCGACGTTCTGCAGGCAGAGGTCAAACAAGGCACGTGGGTATTCTATCAGCACACGCGCAAGCGACTCGAAGAGTACTTCGGCGAGCGGTGCATGAAGGATATCGGACCGCTTGACGCCAAGCAGTTTCGCAGCTGGCTGGAGACAAGTAACAAGAGAGACCGGCCAGACCAGGACGGAAAAATCAAACCGCTATCGGCCAACACGATCCGTCGCAGGATTGGCATCTGTAAGCAGGTCTTTGGGCAAGCACTACAGGACGGCCTGATTGAGCGGAATCCATTTCAGGGTATCCCATCTACTGTTAGGAGCAATAGGGAACGGCAGTATTACGTGCCGCTCGATGACTTCGATAGAGTGCTTGCTCAGGCGCCAAACGCTAGATGGAAGTGCCTACTGGTGCTTGCGCGAGTCGGAGCGTTGCGAATCCCGAGCGAGGTGGTTGGACTCCGTTGGTCAGATATTGCATGGGAGCGCAAGAGGTTTACCGTTCTCAGTCCCAAGACCGAGCACCACGAGGGGCATGGGTCGCGAGTTGTCCCACTGGTTCCTGCGATTGAGGCAGAGCTCCTCAAGCTACATTTAGAGGCGCCAGAAGGTGAGGACCGGATATTCCCCGACGTCAACGCCGGAAGCAATTTGCGAACGACATTGGAGAAGATAATAAGGCGTGCTGGCATCGCGCAATGGCCGAAGCTATGGCAGAACTTAAGGGCTTCGGGGGCAACCGACTTTGCCAGAAGCCTGCCTAGCCACGTAGCGGTCGCCATTTGCGGCCATAGCCAGGAAGTAGCCTTAGAGCACTACTGGACCGTCTCCGATGCAGACATGGAAGCAGCAGTCTCTACAGCCGCCTCCACCAACCCGAAGCAAAAGCCGAAGCAGCAGGCAGCGGTTTTGACAGGAATAGACTCGCACCCTGTATCGGGATACGAAAAAACCCTTGGAAATAGCAGTATTCCCAAGGGTTTAGATTCATCTAAGTGGGCGGTACGGGATTCGAACCTGTGA
- a CDS encoding GMC family oxidoreductase has product MPCSADSVSTSERYRFIIVGGGSAGCLLARLLAERGQGPIALLEAGGDGRDVRCVVPNFYPRTFGSCLDWNYRTTPQTGLLNRALPWPRGKVIGGSGAINALIYLQPAQADLQRWGFPTIDRVAEECSVGALSSANATAAPPSLPATDGRQCTFSQLPLEPVRQPHPWTQQFLDASKQLGCTQHNRWTQSTPNTSGIFTLTQAHGRRVHTGLQLLESAQETFAPEPQLYRSTQVQVERILLEAGRARGVEFVDRDARVHRIFAEQEVILCGGAIGSPMLLMQSGVGPEEQLREAGILCQQALPGVGKNLQDHLVYPIIFRTRESQGLPRRFSLAQRDAYRQRGDGPLASNIAEAGALLNVPEVAATQFQIHFTPSHYLKYPATPTENHFCSLAITDLHPASRGTIRPYRTANGAWLPRVDPNYLSSPQDVSHYMAILPWLTAAIASGPLNKVVQVEVLPGPRCTTARKLEKSLRMFAQTIFHPVGTCRFGNSDVDGVVDGEFRVHGISGLRIADASVLPDLPAANTNASALWVAWQCAERLRDR; this is encoded by the coding sequence ATGCCTTGCTCCGCTGACTCCGTTTCAACTTCAGAGCGTTACCGTTTCATCATCGTGGGTGGTGGCTCGGCTGGTTGCCTGCTCGCTCGACTATTGGCAGAACGCGGGCAGGGACCGATCGCCTTGCTGGAAGCTGGAGGCGACGGCAGAGACGTGCGCTGCGTCGTTCCCAATTTCTATCCACGCACCTTTGGCAGCTGTCTCGATTGGAATTACCGCACCACCCCGCAAACCGGATTGCTCAATCGTGCCCTGCCATGGCCGCGAGGAAAAGTGATCGGAGGCAGTGGAGCGATCAACGCACTCATCTACCTACAGCCCGCTCAAGCAGACTTGCAACGTTGGGGGTTCCCGACCATCGACCGAGTCGCTGAAGAGTGCAGCGTGGGTGCACTCAGCTCCGCCAACGCAACTGCCGCACCACCCTCCTTACCTGCGACCGACGGGCGACAGTGCACCTTTAGTCAACTACCACTCGAGCCAGTTCGACAACCCCACCCGTGGACTCAGCAGTTTTTAGATGCTTCCAAGCAACTGGGCTGCACCCAGCACAATCGGTGGACGCAATCGACTCCCAATACAAGTGGCATATTTACACTTACTCAAGCCCACGGCAGACGAGTCCACACGGGATTGCAGTTACTGGAGTCTGCGCAAGAAACTTTCGCTCCAGAGCCTCAGCTGTATCGAAGTACGCAGGTGCAAGTCGAGCGAATCCTGTTGGAAGCAGGCCGAGCTCGCGGCGTGGAGTTCGTGGATCGTGACGCACGCGTGCACCGCATTTTCGCCGAACAAGAAGTAATTCTGTGCGGGGGTGCTATTGGTTCACCGATGTTACTCATGCAGTCTGGAGTCGGGCCTGAAGAGCAACTGCGCGAAGCTGGGATTCTATGTCAGCAGGCCTTGCCCGGCGTCGGAAAAAATCTGCAAGACCATTTGGTGTATCCCATCATTTTTCGAACGCGAGAATCGCAGGGGCTCCCTCGCAGGTTTTCCTTGGCCCAACGCGATGCCTACCGGCAACGGGGGGACGGACCATTAGCCAGCAATATTGCAGAAGCAGGCGCATTGCTAAATGTGCCCGAGGTGGCCGCGACCCAATTTCAGATCCATTTCACTCCGTCCCACTACCTCAAGTACCCAGCAACGCCAACAGAGAACCATTTCTGTTCTCTGGCCATCACCGATTTGCACCCGGCCAGTCGCGGCACTATTCGTCCGTATAGGACTGCGAACGGCGCATGGTTGCCGAGAGTCGATCCCAACTATCTCTCCAGTCCCCAAGATGTGTCACATTACATGGCAATACTCCCATGGCTGACCGCAGCGATTGCATCCGGGCCACTGAACAAAGTGGTGCAGGTGGAAGTTCTCCCCGGTCCGCGCTGCACGACTGCCCGCAAGCTTGAGAAGTCATTGCGAATGTTTGCCCAAACGATCTTTCACCCCGTGGGAACGTGTCGATTCGGCAATTCAGATGTCGATGGGGTCGTCGACGGTGAGTTTCGAGTCCATGGAATCAGCGGGTTGCGCATTGCCGATGCATCGGTACTCCCAGATCTGCCAGCAGCCAACACGAATGCATCCGCTTTGTGGGTAGCTTGGCAGTGTGCAGAGCGCCTACGAGATCGGTAA
- a CDS encoding M20/M25/M40 family metallo-hydrolase has protein sequence MQDALITPRRFPPTLLPIIFGCLTVLLGNTNFSDGQESPPLPTDAQDVSPSVVDRLGEDLKFIASDELQGRDSGSPGIRKAAEFIASRFEALGLKTDTFEGSPFQNFQLPGPVGVSSPEQNRLNVDGIPNPVAPELGKNFQPVSLGSNGLFEGELVFAGYGISASELDYDDYADVDVRGKVVIVLRKEPQASDPSSRFDGIANTQHAYFSTKELNASQHGAAALILVNDRATAALGDEDQLLDVTGAGSARSESKIPTIFCTRSLIESWLAHSIGKTLTELEEAIDTSGAPASQVLENLRAAGEVHLVASQLEVRNIIGVLPGRGTLADQYVVLGAHYDHVGMGGSGSLAPGTIEVHNGADDNGSGTVAMLEVARRLSTDTSENRRTILFMSFTGEEKGLLGSKHYVRNPRWALETTVAMVNLDMVGRLTENALTVFGTGTAVEFSSLIDRMNAEHQFVINKQAAGFGPSDHTSFYEKGIPAFHFFTGLHRNYHRPSDDFETVNLEGIARISSLVTDLVRDLATTPQRPQYLSNRSRAVVSYIPSEIEDMNRKAALGIQVDLTASRLTVGSTDDGGAARKAGILPGDIILKVQDAAVENLDRLRDELAKKKPGEKARLTIERAGNQQTLEVVLGAS, from the coding sequence ATGCAAGACGCCTTGATCACTCCAAGACGCTTTCCGCCAACTCTGCTGCCTATCATTTTCGGTTGCCTAACGGTCCTACTGGGTAACACCAATTTTAGCGATGGCCAAGAGAGCCCTCCGCTTCCGACCGATGCTCAGGACGTTTCTCCGAGTGTCGTGGACCGACTTGGAGAAGATCTGAAATTCATTGCGTCGGATGAACTCCAGGGACGCGACAGCGGCAGCCCTGGGATTCGTAAGGCAGCTGAGTTCATCGCAAGCCGCTTTGAAGCTCTCGGGCTGAAGACCGATACTTTTGAGGGTAGCCCCTTCCAAAACTTTCAATTGCCCGGGCCCGTTGGTGTCAGCAGCCCAGAACAAAACAGGCTGAATGTAGACGGTATCCCCAATCCAGTAGCCCCAGAACTTGGCAAAAACTTCCAACCAGTATCGCTGGGGAGCAACGGCCTCTTTGAGGGGGAGCTCGTCTTCGCCGGTTATGGGATCTCCGCATCTGAACTCGACTACGACGACTATGCTGATGTCGACGTACGGGGCAAAGTCGTGATCGTGTTGCGGAAGGAACCACAGGCCAGTGATCCGAGTAGCCGGTTTGACGGTATCGCCAATACGCAGCACGCCTACTTCAGCACCAAGGAGCTCAATGCGAGCCAACATGGCGCTGCCGCACTGATCTTGGTCAATGATCGCGCCACTGCAGCCCTCGGAGACGAAGACCAGTTGCTGGATGTTACCGGCGCGGGCTCGGCGCGATCAGAATCGAAAATTCCAACGATTTTTTGCACTCGCAGCTTGATCGAAAGCTGGTTGGCGCATTCGATCGGCAAGACACTCACCGAGCTGGAGGAGGCCATCGACACCTCGGGTGCTCCCGCTTCCCAAGTCCTGGAAAACCTCCGTGCCGCTGGTGAAGTGCATCTGGTTGCTTCACAACTGGAGGTTCGCAACATCATCGGTGTTTTACCAGGCCGGGGAACGCTAGCCGACCAGTACGTGGTCCTAGGAGCCCATTACGACCATGTGGGCATGGGCGGATCTGGGTCCTTAGCTCCGGGCACAATTGAAGTCCACAATGGAGCAGACGACAACGGTTCAGGAACAGTCGCCATGCTGGAAGTTGCTCGCCGCCTCTCGACCGACACCTCTGAAAACCGACGCACGATTCTCTTCATGTCCTTTACCGGGGAAGAAAAAGGGTTGTTGGGTAGCAAGCACTACGTCCGCAATCCACGCTGGGCACTAGAGACGACCGTGGCGATGGTCAATCTGGATATGGTAGGCCGACTTACCGAAAACGCATTAACCGTCTTCGGCACGGGCACGGCAGTCGAGTTCAGTTCCTTGATCGATCGGATGAATGCAGAGCACCAATTCGTGATCAACAAGCAAGCCGCTGGTTTCGGCCCGAGCGACCATACAAGCTTTTACGAGAAGGGGATTCCGGCATTCCACTTCTTCACCGGTCTTCACCGGAACTACCACCGTCCGAGCGACGACTTTGAGACGGTTAATTTAGAGGGAATCGCCAGGATATCCAGCTTGGTGACAGATCTCGTCCGCGACTTGGCCACAACTCCTCAACGCCCTCAATACCTCAGCAATCGATCGCGGGCAGTCGTCAGCTACATCCCCTCGGAAATAGAGGACATGAATCGCAAAGCCGCTTTGGGCATCCAGGTCGATCTCACCGCGTCTCGGTTAACGGTAGGAAGCACCGATGATGGCGGCGCTGCACGAAAAGCTGGAATTCTGCCCGGTGATATCATACTCAAAGTCCAAGATGCGGCGGTGGAAAATCTGGATCGTCTACGAGATGAACTAGCCAAGAAAAAGCCGGGGGAAAAGGCCCGCTTGACCATCGAGCGAGCTGGCAATCAACAGACACTCGAAGTCGTGTTGGGAGCAAGCTAG
- a CDS encoding helix-turn-helix domain-containing protein has product MAAEETWIRFQVEWLCRRATQIRELSGLTQAQVGERMGTSKSHVSNFELCRTEPRIRTFSNYCNALGVDLETLFTGMPNLKGRHRLPTTNEFDRLCRDALGLSAGQTQEVLSAFATTDAGADQLYQLLNLADRHPQYREAAKEWIISCMRTVYRRIL; this is encoded by the coding sequence ATGGCAGCTGAGGAAACATGGATTCGGTTCCAGGTTGAATGGCTCTGCCGCAGAGCAACGCAAATACGAGAATTGTCGGGGCTAACACAGGCTCAAGTCGGGGAGCGAATGGGGACATCGAAATCCCATGTAAGCAACTTCGAGCTGTGCCGGACGGAGCCTCGAATCAGGACGTTCAGCAACTACTGCAATGCTCTAGGCGTTGACTTGGAGACGCTTTTTACGGGGATGCCAAACCTCAAGGGGAGGCATAGACTACCTACGACTAATGAGTTTGACAGGCTATGTCGAGATGCGCTCGGGCTCTCCGCAGGGCAAACCCAGGAGGTGTTAAGTGCGTTTGCCACCACCGACGCAGGCGCTGATCAATTGTACCAACTGCTAAACCTGGCGGATCGACACCCGCAATACAGAGAGGCAGCAAAGGAGTGGATCATCTCGTGCATGAGGACAGTGTACAGGCGTATATTATAA
- a CDS encoding sugar phosphate isomerase/epimerase family protein — protein sequence MADWEIGVFTSIDAGLGVQLEVAHELGIKTIQLHAPQRSSRTPDNAEKFLARLEELGIELTAVFGGFEGESYADIPTVTETVGLVPPKTRAARLQEMKEIADFASLLGCEVIALHLGFVPHDPTLPLYQEVLEVTRQLCEHAKQNDQAVHLETGQETAEGLLAFIADSKCDNLFINFDPANMVLYGTGEPIEAVRKLGPFIRSVHCKDALASDQPGVTWGREMPLGEGQVGMENYLSALKEIGYLGPLTIEREIPQEPERQKAEISHAATLLTELRKKLL from the coding sequence ATGGCTGATTGGGAAATCGGGGTCTTTACGAGCATTGATGCTGGATTGGGCGTCCAATTGGAGGTCGCCCACGAGCTGGGGATCAAAACCATTCAGCTTCACGCCCCTCAGCGCAGCTCTCGCACCCCAGACAACGCGGAGAAATTCCTCGCACGCTTGGAGGAATTGGGGATTGAGCTGACAGCCGTGTTTGGTGGTTTCGAAGGAGAGAGCTACGCAGACATTCCCACCGTCACCGAAACGGTGGGGCTGGTACCGCCCAAAACGCGCGCGGCGCGTTTGCAAGAGATGAAAGAGATTGCCGATTTTGCCAGTTTACTGGGCTGTGAAGTCATCGCCCTCCACCTTGGCTTTGTACCCCACGATCCAACGCTGCCCCTTTACCAAGAGGTTTTGGAAGTAACGCGTCAGCTGTGTGAGCACGCCAAGCAGAACGACCAAGCAGTTCACTTAGAAACCGGACAAGAAACCGCTGAAGGCTTATTAGCATTTATTGCAGATTCTAAATGTGACAATTTGTTCATCAATTTTGATCCTGCCAATATGGTGCTCTACGGTACCGGTGAACCTATTGAAGCGGTTCGCAAACTGGGGCCCTTCATCCGTAGCGTGCATTGCAAAGACGCCTTGGCTAGCGATCAACCTGGCGTTACTTGGGGACGTGAAATGCCGCTTGGAGAAGGCCAAGTCGGAATGGAAAACTATTTGAGCGCTCTCAAGGAAATCGGCTACCTCGGACCACTAACCATCGAGCGAGAAATCCCGCAAGAGCCTGAGCGTCAAAAAGCTGAGATTAGCCACGCAGCAACTCTACTGACCGAACTACGGAAGAAGTTGTTGTAG